One segment of Drosophila mauritiana strain mau12 chromosome 3R, ASM438214v1, whole genome shotgun sequence DNA contains the following:
- the LOC117143688 gene encoding heterogeneous nuclear ribonucleoprotein 87F isoform X2, giving the protein MAEQNDSNGNYDDGEEITEPEQLRKLFIGGLDYRTTDEGLKAHFEKWGNIVDVVVMKDPKTKRSRGFGFITYSQSYMIDNAQNARPHKIDGRTVEPKRAVPRQEIDSPNAGATVKKLFVGGLRDDHDEECLREYFKDFGQIVSVNIVSDKDTGKKRGFAFIEFDDYDPVDKIILQKTHSIKNKTLDVKKAIAKQDMDRQSGGGGGRGGPRAGGRGGQGDRAQGGGGWGGQNRQNGGGNWGGAGGGGFGNSGGNFGGGQGGGSGGWNQQGGSGGGPWNNQGGGNGGWNGGGGGGGGYGGGNSNGSWGGNGGGGGGGFGNEYQQSYGGGPQRNNNFGNNRPAPYSQGGGGGGFNKGNQGGGQGFAGNNYNTGGGGQGGNMGGGNRRY; this is encoded by the exons CAGAGCAGCTGCGCAAACTGTTTATCGGCGGCCTGGACTACCGCACCACCGATGAGGGCCTGAAGGCTCACTTCGAGAAGTGGGGCAACATTGTCGACGTGGTGGTGATGAAGGATCCCAAGACGAAGCGCTCTCGCGGCTTCGGTTTCATCACGTATTCCCAGTCGTACATGATCGACAATGCGCAGAATGCTAGGCCCCACAAGATCGATGGACGCACCGTGGAGCCCAAGAGAGCTGTGCCACGCCAGGAGATCGATTCCCCGAACGCGGGTGCCACGGTTAAGAAGCTCTTTGTGGGCGGACTTCGTGACGATCACGATGAGGAGTGCCTGCGAGAGTACTTCAAAGATTTTGGCCAGATCGTGAGCGTGAACATTGTTTCCGACAAGGACACCGGCAAAAAGCGCGGCTTCGCCTTCATTGAGTTCGATGACTACGATCCCGTAGACAAAATCATCCTCCAGAAGACCCACTCCATCAAGAACAAGACCCTGGACGTGAAGAAGGCTATTGCCAAGCAGGATATGGATCGCCAGAGCGGCGGAGGTGGCGGACGCGGAGGTCCTCGAGCTGGCGGACGCGGTGGTCAGGGTGACCGAGCCCAGGGAGGCGGTGGCTGGGGAGGCCAGAACAGACAGAACGGTGGTGGCAACTGGGGCGGAGCTGGCGGCGGCGGTTTCGGCAACAGCGGCGGCAACTTTGGAGGTGGTCAGGGTGGCGGCTCCGGCGGTTGGAACCAGCAAGGCGGAAGCGGAGGTGGTCCATGGAACAACCAGGGTGGCGGCAACGGCGGCTGGaacggtggtggtggcggaggAGGCGGCTACGGCGGCGGAAACAGCAATGGCAGCTGGGGCGGTAACGGTGGTGGAGGTGGTGGCGGCTTCGGCAATGAATACCAGCAGAGCTACGGCGGCGGCCCACAGCGCAACAACAACTTTGGCAACAACCGTCCAGCTCCTTACAGTcaaggaggaggtggtggaggATTCAACAAGG GTAACCAGGGTGGAGGTCAAGGCTTTGCCGGGAACAACTACAACACCGGAGGTGGCGGCCAGGGTGGAAACATGGGAGGTGGCAATAGACGTTACTAG
- the LOC117143688 gene encoding heterogeneous nuclear ribonucleoprotein 87F isoform X1 produces MAEQNDSNGNYDDGEEITEPEQLRKLFIGGLDYRTTDEGLKAHFEKWGNIVDVVVMKDPKTKRSRGFGFITYSQSYMIDNAQNARPHKIDGRTVEPKRAVPRQEIDSPNAGATVKKLFVGGLRDDHDEECLREYFKDFGQIVSVNIVSDKDTGKKRGFAFIEFDDYDPVDKIILQKTHSIKNKTLDVKKAIAKQDMDRQSGGGGGRGGPRAGGRGGQGDRAQGGGGWGGQNRQNGGGNWGGAGGGGFGNSGGNFGGGQGGGSGGWNQQGGSGGGPWNNQGGGNGGWNGGGGGGGGYGGGNSNGSWGGNGGGGGGGFGNEYQQSYGGGPQRNNNFGNNRPAPYSQGGGGGGFNKGTLGNQGGGQGFAGNNYNTGGGGQGGNMGGGNRRY; encoded by the exons CAGAGCAGCTGCGCAAACTGTTTATCGGCGGCCTGGACTACCGCACCACCGATGAGGGCCTGAAGGCTCACTTCGAGAAGTGGGGCAACATTGTCGACGTGGTGGTGATGAAGGATCCCAAGACGAAGCGCTCTCGCGGCTTCGGTTTCATCACGTATTCCCAGTCGTACATGATCGACAATGCGCAGAATGCTAGGCCCCACAAGATCGATGGACGCACCGTGGAGCCCAAGAGAGCTGTGCCACGCCAGGAGATCGATTCCCCGAACGCGGGTGCCACGGTTAAGAAGCTCTTTGTGGGCGGACTTCGTGACGATCACGATGAGGAGTGCCTGCGAGAGTACTTCAAAGATTTTGGCCAGATCGTGAGCGTGAACATTGTTTCCGACAAGGACACCGGCAAAAAGCGCGGCTTCGCCTTCATTGAGTTCGATGACTACGATCCCGTAGACAAAATCATCCTCCAGAAGACCCACTCCATCAAGAACAAGACCCTGGACGTGAAGAAGGCTATTGCCAAGCAGGATATGGATCGCCAGAGCGGCGGAGGTGGCGGACGCGGAGGTCCTCGAGCTGGCGGACGCGGTGGTCAGGGTGACCGAGCCCAGGGAGGCGGTGGCTGGGGAGGCCAGAACAGACAGAACGGTGGTGGCAACTGGGGCGGAGCTGGCGGCGGCGGTTTCGGCAACAGCGGCGGCAACTTTGGAGGTGGTCAGGGTGGCGGCTCCGGCGGTTGGAACCAGCAAGGCGGAAGCGGAGGTGGTCCATGGAACAACCAGGGTGGCGGCAACGGCGGCTGGaacggtggtggtggcggaggAGGCGGCTACGGCGGCGGAAACAGCAATGGCAGCTGGGGCGGTAACGGTGGTGGAGGTGGTGGCGGCTTCGGCAATGAATACCAGCAGAGCTACGGCGGCGGCCCACAGCGCAACAACAACTTTGGCAACAACCGTCCAGCTCCTTACAGTcaaggaggaggtggtggaggATTCAACAAGGGTACGTTGG GTAACCAGGGTGGAGGTCAAGGCTTTGCCGGGAACAACTACAACACCGGAGGTGGCGGCCAGGGTGGAAACATGGGAGGTGGCAATAGACGTTACTAG
- the LOC117142907 gene encoding ribonucleoprotein RB97D isoform X2, translated as MDKGNCASSVCLGDSEADRKTAIKDEGSEHLRKIFIGGLSTQTSMEKLREFFSQFGVVSDAVVMRDPVSNHSRGFGFVTFVDPKSVEVVQRARPHTIDNKIVETKHALPRQELKRGGGVGSVVGSFRFEAGFVNSKRIFLGGLKEYHDEKIVREYFSQFGPVASVKLLTDRETGRQRAFGFLEFVDPLSAEKALAPRKHWILQTLVEVKRSTQKPDRRFRFPISSSVRAGYIPPQPATADSYNYNPYLAQSVLPPSAFTNGWAHYVIPMASKPTPGQNTAPKHTFAGHGPDMWSSYPKPGTYSAQKWTPSKVGEWAPKAGHKHAQTSTNDRPKLNLNGLQAATSNDKLDLGAGGDGDRKLDVGAGLELGLGLTPGTAVGVGAIKKWPNQDYKVFKPAKSPTNGVIPKIGKGATPPPYG; from the exons ATGGATAAGGGAAATTGTGCCTCATCGGTCTGCCTTGGAGAT AGCGAAGCCGATAGAAAGACGGCCATTAAGGATGAAGGCTCCGAGCACTTGCGCAAGATCTTCATTGGTGGCCTATCCACTCAGACGTCCATGGAAAAGCTGCGCGAATTCTTTAGCCAGTTCGGTGTCGTGTCCGATGCGGTGGTCATGCGGGATCCGGTGAGCAATCATTCCAGGGGCTTTGGCTTCGTCACCTTTGTGGATCCCAAGTCCGTGGAAGTTGTCCAAAGGGCCCGTCCCCACACCATTGATAATAA AATTGTGGAGACAAAGCACGCTCTGCCACGCCAAGAACTCAAAAGGGGTGGCGGCGTTGGTTCCGTTGTCGGAAGTTTTCGCTTTGAAGCCGGTTTCGTGAATTCGAAAAGGATCTTTCTGGGCGGTTTGAAGGAGTATCACGATGAGAAAATCGTACGCGAATACTTTTCGCAGTTTGGACCAGTGGCCAGCGTGAAATTGCTCACTGACAGGGAGACCGGGCGTCAGCGGGCATTTGGCTTCCTCGAGTTCGTGGATCCATTGAGTGCCGAGAAGGCCTTGG CACCGCGCAAGCACTGGATTCTCCAGACTTTGGTGGAGGTGAAGAGATCCACCCAGAAGCCCGACAGGCGTTTTCGCTTCCCCATTTCCAGCTCGGTCCGAGCCGGCTACATTCCGCCCCAGCCGGCCACCGCTGATAGCTACAACTACAATCCCTATCTGGCCCAGTCCGTTCTGCCGCCATCGGCATTCACCAACGGCTGGGCCCACTATGTGATTCCGATGGCATCCAAGCCAACACCCGGTCAGAACACGGCTCCAAAGCATACGTTCGCCGGACACGGTCCGGACATGTGGTCCTCCTATCCGAAGCCCGGTACCTACTCGGCCCAGAAGTGGACTCCCAGCAAAGTGGGCGAATGGGCACCGAAGGCCGGGCACAAACATGCCCAGACATCGACCAACGATCGTCCCAAGTTGAATTTGAATGGCCTCCAGGCAGCTACTTCCAATGACAAGCTGGACTTGGGCGCCGGTGGCGATGGAGATCGCAAGCTGGACGTGGGAGCTGGCTTGGaattgggtttgggtttgacACCCGGTACCGCCGTGGGAGTTGGAGCTATCAAGAAGTGGCCCAACCAGGACTATAAGGTCTTCAAGCCAGCTAAATCTCCCACCAACGGAGTGATTCCGAAGATCGGCAAGGGGGCTACCCCACCACCATACGgttaa
- the LOC117142907 gene encoding ribonucleoprotein RB97D isoform X1, which produces MDKGNCASSVCLGDSEADRKTAIKDEGSEHLRKIFIGGLSTQTSMEKLREFFSQFGVVSDAVVMRDPVSNHSRGFGFVTFVDPKSVEVVQRARPHTIDNKIVETKHALPRQELKRGGGVGSVVGSFRFEAGFVNSKRIFLGGLKEYHDEKIVREYFSQFGPVASVKLLTDRETGRQRAFGFLEFVDPLSAEKALAPRKHWILQTLVEVKRSTQKPDRRFRFPISSSVRAGYIPPQPATADSYNYNPYLAQSVLPPSAFTNGWAHYVIPMASKPTPGQNTAPKHTFAGHGPDMWSSYPKPGTYSAQKWTPSKVGEWAPKAGHKHAQTSTNDRPKLNLNGLQAATSNDKLDLGAGGDGDRKLDVGAGLELGLGLTPGTAVGVGAIKKWPNQDYKVFKPAKSPTNGVIPKIGKGATPPPYGI; this is translated from the exons ATGGATAAGGGAAATTGTGCCTCATCGGTCTGCCTTGGAGAT AGCGAAGCCGATAGAAAGACGGCCATTAAGGATGAAGGCTCCGAGCACTTGCGCAAGATCTTCATTGGTGGCCTATCCACTCAGACGTCCATGGAAAAGCTGCGCGAATTCTTTAGCCAGTTCGGTGTCGTGTCCGATGCGGTGGTCATGCGGGATCCGGTGAGCAATCATTCCAGGGGCTTTGGCTTCGTCACCTTTGTGGATCCCAAGTCCGTGGAAGTTGTCCAAAGGGCCCGTCCCCACACCATTGATAATAA AATTGTGGAGACAAAGCACGCTCTGCCACGCCAAGAACTCAAAAGGGGTGGCGGCGTTGGTTCCGTTGTCGGAAGTTTTCGCTTTGAAGCCGGTTTCGTGAATTCGAAAAGGATCTTTCTGGGCGGTTTGAAGGAGTATCACGATGAGAAAATCGTACGCGAATACTTTTCGCAGTTTGGACCAGTGGCCAGCGTGAAATTGCTCACTGACAGGGAGACCGGGCGTCAGCGGGCATTTGGCTTCCTCGAGTTCGTGGATCCATTGAGTGCCGAGAAGGCCTTGG CACCGCGCAAGCACTGGATTCTCCAGACTTTGGTGGAGGTGAAGAGATCCACCCAGAAGCCCGACAGGCGTTTTCGCTTCCCCATTTCCAGCTCGGTCCGAGCCGGCTACATTCCGCCCCAGCCGGCCACCGCTGATAGCTACAACTACAATCCCTATCTGGCCCAGTCCGTTCTGCCGCCATCGGCATTCACCAACGGCTGGGCCCACTATGTGATTCCGATGGCATCCAAGCCAACACCCGGTCAGAACACGGCTCCAAAGCATACGTTCGCCGGACACGGTCCGGACATGTGGTCCTCCTATCCGAAGCCCGGTACCTACTCGGCCCAGAAGTGGACTCCCAGCAAAGTGGGCGAATGGGCACCGAAGGCCGGGCACAAACATGCCCAGACATCGACCAACGATCGTCCCAAGTTGAATTTGAATGGCCTCCAGGCAGCTACTTCCAATGACAAGCTGGACTTGGGCGCCGGTGGCGATGGAGATCGCAAGCTGGACGTGGGAGCTGGCTTGGaattgggtttgggtttgacACCCGGTACCGCCGTGGGAGTTGGAGCTATCAAGAAGTGGCCCAACCAGGACTATAAGGTCTTCAAGCCAGCTAAATCTCCCACCAACGGAGTGATTCCGAAGATCGGCAAGGGGGCTACCCCACCACCATACG GTATCTAA